One Alnus glutinosa chromosome 3, dhAlnGlut1.1, whole genome shotgun sequence genomic region harbors:
- the LOC133863632 gene encoding proline-rich receptor-like protein kinase PERK1, translating to MCIFVIFYRRRNRRNRPENVDSEGPPQGPKNDTIGGPPQHSQQNAPPPKDGKVTLFPEPTLPPGVASSPQLLQVSTPTAHSSASSSLGYEKPISSPSPGYALGLSQSTFSYKELAIATNGFSSANLLGEGGFGFVHKGVLPNGKVVAIKQLKSGSAQGEREFVAEVEVISRVHHKHLVSLVGYCISKAQRLLVYEFVPNYTLHFHLHGKKRPTMNWPTRMKIALGSAKGLAYLHEDCQPKIIHRDIKAANILLEYNFDAKVADFGLAKFSLDTDTHVSTRVMGTFGYLAPEYAASGKLTYKSDVFSFGVVLLELITGRQPLDKTQSFTDDSMVEWARPLLAQALENGNFDALVEPRLQNDYNSGEMARMVACAAACVRHSARYRPRMSQIVRALEGNLPLDDLNEGMKPENNRAIGSFESSQEQFTSECSGPSSDSALLQFVSSSEGQQTTQEMELGKLKNDAQDFDYYATMTP from the exons ATGTGCATTTTCGTCATTTTCTATAGGAGAAGGAATCGGAGAAACCGACCTGAAAATGTTGACTCCGAAGGTCCTCCACAAGGACCTAAAA ATGACACTATTGGTGGCCCACCTCAGCATTCGCAACAAAATGCTCCACCACCAAAAGATGGTAAAGTAACATTGTTTCCCGAGCCAACTCTTCCCCCTGGAGTTGCATCAAGTCCCCAGCTGTTACAAGTCTCCACCCCTACTGCACATTCTTCGGCAAGTAGCAGTTTGGGCTATGAGAAACCAATCTCATCACCTTCCCCTGGCTATGCCTTAGGTCTTTCACAAAGTACATTTTCATATAAGGAATTAGCCATTGCAACAAATGGTTTCTCCAGTGCCAACCTCCTTGGTGAAGGTGGTTTCGGTTTTGTTCATAAAGGAGTCCTTCCTAATGGGAAAGTGGTTGCAATTAAGCAGCTGAAATCTGGCAGTGCACAGGGGGAGCGTGAATTTGTGGCAGAGGTTGAGGTCATTAGTCGTGTCCATCACAAGCACCTTGTTTCACTGGTTGGATACTGCATTTCGAAGGCACAAAGATTGCTTGTTTATGAGTTTGTCCCCAACTACACCTTGCATTTTCATCTACATG GAAAGAAGAGGCCAACTATGAACTGGCCAACCAGAATGAAAATAGCTCTGGGCTCTGCAAAAGGATTGGCATATCTGCATGAGGACT GTCAACCCAAGATTATTCACCGTGACATCAAGGCTGCTAATATTCTTCTTGAATATAACTTTGATGCGAAG GTTGCAGATTTCGGGCTTGCCAAGTTTTCATTAGATACTGATACTCATGTCTCCACTCGGGTAATGGGAACTTTTGG TTACTTGGCTCCAGAGTACGCTGCAAGCGGAAAGCTCACTTATAAGTCAGATGTCTTCTCCTTTGGAGTTGTACTTTTGGAGTTGATTACCGGACGCCAACCTCTTGATAAAACTCAATCCTTCACTGATGATAGCATGGTTGAGTGG GCAAGGCCTTTGCTCGCGCAAGCTTTAGAAAATGGAAATTTTGATGCTCTTGTTGAACCGAGGTTGCAGAATGATTACAACTCTGGTGAAATGGCACGAATGGTTGCTTGTGCTGCTGCTTGCGTGCGTCATTCAGCTCGGTATCGGCCAAGAATGAGCCAG ATAGTTCGAGCTTTGGAAGGAAACCTTCCTCTAGATGATCTAAATGAGGGAATGAAACCTGAAAACAACAGAGCAATCGGTTCGTTTGAGAGTAGCCAAGAGCAATTTACCAGTGAGTGCAGTGGACCTAGCAGCGATTCTGCTCTGCTCCAATTTGTCTCAAGTAGCGAAGGCCAACAAACTACCCAAGAGATGGAATTGGGGAAACTCAAGAATGATGCCCAAGACTTTG ATTATTATGCCACCATGACTCCATGA